A segment of the Capnocytophaga sp. ARDL2 genome:
ATTATAATTAAATTTTTGATTTTCTTTGATTTTAAACAAATCAACTCTGAGTGAATAAATAAAAAAAGTATAAACCATTAAATTTAAAATAAATGAAAATATTATTTGCATCAAATAATCAAAATAAGGCAAACGAAATCAGAAAACAATTGCCTTCTCACATTAAAATTGTAACTTTACAGGACATTGGATGTACTGAAGACATCCCAGAAACAGGAACTACACTGGAAGAAAATGCTCAGATAAAAGCTGATTATGTTACACAAAATTATCAACTGCCTTGTTTTGCTGATGATACTGGTTTAGAAATTGACGCTTTGAATGGTGAACCAGGAGTGTATTCAGCTCGTTATGCAGGCGAAGACAAAAATGCCGACAAAAATATGGATTTGGTCTTGAAAAGATTAGGTGATTCTACTGAGCGTTCGGCTCAATTCAAAACTGTAATTGCACTAAATATCAATGGAGATAAACATTTGATAACAGGTGTGGTAAAAGGTGAAATTCTTACAGAAAAAATAGGAACAGAAGGTTTTGGTTACGACCCTATTTTCAAACCAGAAGGGAGTAATTTGTCATTTGCCGAAATGTCTATGGATGAAAAAAATCAGTGGAGTCACCGAGGAAAAGCCGTTGCTCAATTGATACAATTTTTAGAGAGAATTTCTTCTGAGGTAAAATAGTTTGTTTAAATAAAGTCTTATATTTTT
Coding sequences within it:
- a CDS encoding non-canonical purine NTP diphosphatase, which encodes MKILFASNNQNKANEIRKQLPSHIKIVTLQDIGCTEDIPETGTTLEENAQIKADYVTQNYQLPCFADDTGLEIDALNGEPGVYSARYAGEDKNADKNMDLVLKRLGDSTERSAQFKTVIALNINGDKHLITGVVKGEILTEKIGTEGFGYDPIFKPEGSNLSFAEMSMDEKNQWSHRGKAVAQLIQFLERISSEVK